In the Panthera leo isolate Ple1 chromosome D3, P.leo_Ple1_pat1.1, whole genome shotgun sequence genome, ggaattTTGGATTTACAGAGAATCTGAGCAGATAATACAGTTTCCATtaaccacacccccacccccaatatgCACAATTTCCTCTATTGTTAATGTATTAGTAAATACATTTGTTATTGTACaatgttgatacattattattaactgaagtttAATCAAGtgtccttagtttttacctaatatcCTTTTCCTGTTCTAGAATCCCATCCAGGGTACCATATTGCATTCAGTCCTCAGGTCTCCTTTGGCTTTTCTtgactgtgacagtttctcacaCTTTCCTTGTTTTGGGAAGACCTTAAGAGTTTTGAAGGTTACTGGTCAGGTATATTGTAGAATGGCTCACCATTGGGATTATCTTATGTTTTTATCATAAGAGTGGAGTTAcaggtttgggggaggaaaatTACAcaggtaaagtgccattttcatcacatcatatcaagggcaCATACTATAAACATGAAGTAGTGTTTGTGAGTGTTCTCCACTGTCAGGTTACTTCCCTCACCCCATTTCCATACTGTTCTGTTTGTAAGGAAGTCACTATGCCTGTACCTAAGGAATGGGGAGTTACactccctctgcccatttttattattgagttatgagaattctttatatattctaaatatagatcctttatcagatagatgatttacagatattttcccCCACCAGTGGGTTGCCTGCCTTTTCACTTCTTGGttttcctttgaagcacaaaagattttagttttgatgaagttcaatttatcagtCTTCTTTTTATCACTTGTGTTTCAGCATCTTAGCTAAGAACTCTTTACCAATATCATTAAGAAATACTCTTGTGTttacttctaagagttttatagtttcagctcttacatttaCGTCTCTGATCTacattgagttaatttttgtgtataagaCAGGATCcaaatttattcatttgcatgtgggtatccagTTACCCCAGCACCattcaccatttgttgaaaagctgctttgtcaaaaatctgTTGACTAACTATATGTGttagagtttatttctgggcattCAGTTCTACTTCTCTTGCTCTTTATGTCTGTCCTGTGCCAGGGCTGGACTGTTTCCATTACTGCAACTTtgtttttgaaatcaggaagcatgaggggcgcctgggtggctcagttggttaagcgaccaactgcagctcaggtcatgatctcgcagtttgtgagttcgagtcccgctttgggctctgtgctgacagctcagagcctggagcctgcttcagattctgtgtctccctctctccctacccctcccctgctcatgctctgtgtctctccatctctcaataataaataaacgttaaaaaaatttagaaaaaaaaaaaaaaggaagcatgagtctcccatctttgttctttttcaagatcattttggctattatgtgtcccttggcatttaaaaaaaaaaaaaaaaatttaatgtttatttttgagagagacagagagacagagtgagagcaggggaggggcagagagagagagggagacacaatctgaagcaggctccaggctccgagctgtcagcacagagcccgacatggtgctggaactcacaaaccgcaagataatgacttgagccgaagtcggaggcttaactgattgagccatccaagtgcccttcccttgcatttttatttgagtTTCAGGATTAGTGTGTCAAATTCTGCAAACATAAACACTTTTTCAATGGTTATAAAACTACAAATCTAAGGACCTTCAGCTGAGGTAATGAAATGCCTGTGATTCTAAAATGGGCGCATACCTCACAGAATACATGTTTCACCCTCCAATAtacatatgtactttttttttttttatgaggcatattttctttatccattcattcatcagtggatatttagggttgtttccatgtctcattctgtaaataatgctgcagtgaacatgggggtacacATATCTTTTTAgaatagtgatttcatttcttttcaatatatacccagaagtgaagtTGCTGGATGGGAGTATACCTAATACTTTCAACAACTTTCCTAACTTCATTCAGACAACATCTATCATTGACCTGATATGTGCCTAGGTCAGTGTTGGGTATTCGGTCCTCAGTGATCATTAAACTCCTGCTTctttgggagcctgggtggctcagtcagttaagcatctgacactggattttagctcaggtcatgatctcatggttggtgagatcaagccccacgtcaggctctgcactgacaacgtggaacctgcttgggattctctctccctctctctctctgcccctctcctgcattctctctctctctgtcaataaataaacgtgtaaaataaaatgaaatgaaattctttGAGATTTCAAAGTCAATGTGGTTAATTGAAAAGTAAAAgagggtacctgagtggctcagtcggttaagtgtccaacttcagctcaggtcatgatcgtgcagttatgagttcgagacctgcatcaggttctgtggtgacagcacagagcctgcttgggattctctttctcccttatctctgcccctgtcccactgtctgtctgtctctctctctctctctctctctctctcaccctctcaccctctcaccctctctccctctctccctctctcaaaataaataaactttaaaaaaaagtctctacattaaaaaaaaaaaaaaaaaaaaaaccacaagtaaaagaggggtacatgggtggctcagttggttgagcatccgacttcagctcaggtcatgatctcacagtttgtgagttcaagtcccacatcctcTACCTGGGACTGTctactctctctgcctgctcccccagtcagtcagtcagtcaatcAGTCAAGTAAAGGAGTAAGCAGagtatcattttgttttcaagcaGTACACAACCCCTGTTCCCCAGCCAGCCTTCAGCATTATACCACCTGGGAAATGAGTGTTCCCCTACCTCCTCCCTAAGATTCTCAACTAAGTTGAGAACAGGTATTCTTCCAGCAGGTaagggctctgagggagaatcttgCCTTAAGGGCTTTGCACAGTGAACAGTTTGGAGAGGGAGGAGTTTTACAGCTTTCCTGAGAAGTTATAATGAAGGATTCAACTAAGATGGTgctggaacagagtagaaaagccCAGAATTTACACAAATGGTTTAATGAATGCCATAGTGTCTGGAGAAGAGATACACTAAACCATTTGGGGTAAATGCAGTTAGGAATTTCTAAATAGGGTAGAATTGTCTGCTATGATGTAGAAAGTAGGCTGgtttcaaaaagacaaataccatgtagGGCATTAGGATTTTGAGACTACCTTATGTTTTTGGAATCTGTACAAACTTGTGGAATCCAATATGCATTTATCCATCAAGTATTTGCTGActccaaacatttttaaacattgtgtCCTATCCTAGCATAGTCATTAAGTTTATCATTTTAACTATTCTCAGGTCCAGtaagataagaaagaaagcagagcaaaggaaaagcagtttttctttaaatggcaGGCACTGTACCAGGTGGTGGTTTAcatgtgttatttaatttaatcctcaaagtAGCACTGAGGTAAGTGTACTTCTCCTCTTTTTCAaaggaggaaacagactcagTGAGGTAAGTAAGATCACAGAACCCACCTGCCTTCAGAGTTGCTGTTCTTTCTCTCAGAATTGCTGCTGTCAGTATCAGTTGAGAAATGGATAAGGAAGTTCTAGGAAGACACTAGTGATAGCATTTGTTGGTTTGACCtaactgtattcatttattaattccacAGATTTATTGAGTGCTATTATATACCAGGTATTATGCTGGGCAATAAGGAAAGGGAGAGACCAAGATAAACATGACCCTTAcgctcatggagtttatattctagtgagaATTAGTTCTTTAGGTTGAAGATTGATTTGCATTTAGCTTTATCTGTTTAGTGCAGGTATTTTGTtaacatatgtgtatgcatgcaaaTATGTACATAATTTACATGTATATAACTTTGTGCTAGTTTTCTAAAAAGAGcaaggaagaaaattttttttgtagtttaacAAGTTCAGGGAACTTCATACTGCATCTTATACCTAGGATTTCAGAGAAATTCTGAACAATAAAACTTCTTTATGAATTGCATTTACATTCTtagaaagttttttgtttgttttttaatgtttcatagtagaaagtttttaatttattgagaagtGGAGAGTATACTAAACCCACATGTATCTGTCACTCAGCTTCAATAATTACCAGCTCATGACCAGCCTTGTAGGGAAGCAGTTACTGTAAGTAATTTGGTTCAAAACTAATATTCAACTTATATGTTAATCTCTTTAACATAGGTTTTGTGTGTAactgttctttttcaaagagGTAATTTATTTATGATTAATTTAGTATTATTCAGGTAATAAGATGGTCATTGAATAATATAAGCTATTATTGTGGGTcttctttattaatgttttagAATGGAAGCTTCTTAAGACTCTGGATTACATATAAGTTTCCTTATTACAGTTAATTATCTAGGTATGTAAGTACGTTTAAATTACTAATACCAAGAGAAGGGTGTTAGTTCAAAATTATCTATTTTCTGCCAAGTACACTTGTGGCCCTCTGTCATATTTTgcataaaagaacaaaaccaatgGTACAGTGTACTAACTTTGTAATTTGCTTTTTGAGTTGGATCTTTTTTGTCACTGTTGGTTGCATGATTAAATTCATGAAAGTATAGCAcacggttttgttttttttatgattgCATacttatttggatttatttctcttgggcAGAAGGAAATGTACAAATTACAACTGGAACTCTGCTTATATCTACTGAAGAAGTACAAGGTATGAAGGTCAATGGGACTAAGACGGATTATAATGAAGGACACAAGAATGGCAATGTGAGTAAAGGTCTCTCAGCTGGGTGCAGCGAATACCCAGAAGTAGACAAAACCATGACCAGTGGTGAGGTTTCAGAAACCAGCACATTAGTTTCCCTAGAGCCTTTAATCTTTGTGGACCCTGGATTAACAGAAGCAtcttctaaagaaaaagaatgtgaagaaTTAAAAACTTGTCCTTCTTGGTTGTCATTATTACCAGGGAACAGTGCCATTTCCAAAGTGGACAGTGAGAAGGAAGAGTTGTCTAAGTTAAACCTTGTCTGTGAAGCAGATGACAATCACCAACAGATTCTCGGCCACCATAATGAAAACCACAGTTTTGCCCATGGCAGTCCCAGGGCCACAAGAAATGTAGTTTGTGTAGAACGCttagaagaaaattctgacatttcATATTTCTCATCAAGTTTGTCTGGTCCAGAATCCAGAACAACATCCTTAGAAACATGTGGTTTTGATGGCTTGCTGAAGGGATCTGCTAAGAAGACAGACAATTCCTGTTTTGATGGGGGTGATCAAAGCAAGAACTTGGCTActagaagagaaaatgaacagtTTTTGAACCTTAGGAGTGAAAGAGGGGAACTCTTTCTTGTTAATGCCAGGCAACCAGAAGAGGATGCTAATGGTCATTGTCCTGGTGAAAAAGAGACTGTTACCTCCCCAAAAGTGAATATTCATGGTAACTGTTGCATTCAAGACAGTATCCATACAGACAGCCCTGTTTCTTTAGTGCCCAATTCTTTCACCGAAGCCACGGAagtaacgttaaaaaaaaatgacttaaaaatcactttagaCACTCAAGGTAGCTTGACAAACCATGAGGACCATAGAGGAACTTCTACAGatatgagccatccaggcagacACTCTGAAGAGAACAGTTTTTCCTCCTTAATGCAGATTGAAGAGCCAGAACAGACAACCACTATAGAGCCCAATATGGTAACTGAAAAGATTTACAGTAAAGACTCTAACTCCTTAGTCTGCACCCAGAAAAATCTGGAAGGCAACACCCCGTTAAATGAAGCATCATGTAATGAAtttctgaatgaaagaaaatccCTTGTGAGTTTAATGCCAGAGGACCAGATAAGTCCTATGAATGAGGTGTCAAAACCCAAGAAAGATACTGCTCAGTTACCACTATCCCTAGAACTTGATTACAGACCTGAGTCAGAACAAGCTGTACAGACCTCACTGGACGATAGTTCACATTTAGATGAGCAGAGCACTGCCTGTGAGATGAATGAACTTCCTCGTACCAATGAACTGgttataaacaaaatagaaagtgaaTGTGCTTTAAATCAAGTGCCGCTTAATTCTCAAGACCATGCAAAGTTGTCAGCTAACAAAGAGATGACTTTAGCAACAAGCGAGGATTCCCAACAGAGCCATCACCCTCCATTAGAGGATGGAGCAGATGTCACTGCTGATACCCAGACCATTcccatcaaaacaaaaatgaaagacatcTCTCCATCAGGTGACAAAACCTGTGGTGCCTCTTCAAACAATCCCACCTTAAACATCAAACCAGGAAGcctagaaagaaaagacaagatggCTGATTCAGGAATAGTACATCTACATTCCAGCCttctctcaagaaagaaagaatcagcagTCTTGCCTCAAGAGGTCTCTGCTATGGAATGTCAAAGTGTTCAATCTCAGGATCTCTCTAGCTGTcattgtataaataaaaatgcacGAGAAAAGAGCATGTGTTCTGTTTCTGCTGAGTTTGAGTCCAGCAGAATCATCCTAGAAGTTGAAAACTCTTTAATAACCAAGTGTGAAGATGCATTTCAGCACAGCAGTGACCACTCCCAAAGAAGAGAAGTCTGCACGGAAAGTAGCACCCATAAAGTGGGTTACACATCAGAAGGAAGTGAACTTGCTAGGGGAGAAACTAAAGGCAGCCTCCCAGGAAATCAGATCAGAAACGATACACCAGTAGGCATGTTAAGTAGTGAAGCTTCAGACAAAACCATTCCCACCACCAGTCACACCCAGCCCCGTGAGGAAAGTCTGAAAGCAAAGGAATGGGATGTACCTAAAGAGACCGTGTTTTGCGAGTATAACATCTCTGACTGTTCCACACCAGAACTAAATTTATCTGCAAACATTCCAAGCCCTGAAAAATTTTTGGAccagtctcctactattatgttCTCCAGTTTCAAAACCATGAGCCAAGCAGTTGAAACTCTTGATCAAAAAGGAGATAAAGTTCTTGACTGCCAGAGTAACCAAAACAGACCAGATGAATGCAGAAGTGAAGATAAACCAGCTAAGCAGACACTACATGGTGATGAGAGGGAGACTGTTACAGAACCTAACAGAGAGGTAAGCAACAATCAAAAGGATCTGTTAGTTGGTTCAGGCAGTAACAACCCTTTGTCTGGTGGTAGTTCAAAGAAAGGCAATTTGAAAGGAGACGATGGACATATTTCTGGTTGTGAGGAGTCCACAGATGGCGTGGTAGACACTGTCTACACAGACTGTGGTAATAAGTCTACAGAAAGCATGTTGGACTTACAGACATCTAGTACCCTTGATGGTGGTGCAGGACAAGATGGACTGACGTTACAGGATACCTCAGTGAGTACTCTGCCTCAGAGAGGAGAACTGAATGGTGCATTTATCAGAATGATTGACCAGGACTCAGATTTTCCAGATGCTACTTCCTCTAAAGTGGAGCCTCTGGAAATGAAAAAATCATGTGAAGAGAAAGTATGCAGATCATTAAAAGATTGTGAAGTGGAAGTGTGTCCAGACTCTTGTGCCAGTGAGATAGAGTCTGTTGCAGATCATgaatcaaatacaaaaatattggaTGGTATAAATGTGTCCTTAGATAATACTTATCATGAAGAGCAAGTTAAAGAAGCATCCCTGAGAGAAACACAAGGAATGATTGAAGGATCAAGACTGGAAATAAATTCTGAGTTTGACAAGGAAAATACCTTTGGAATTTCCTCAGAAGAGTTACTGTCTTCTGGATGCCCGGATGAGAGCCCTGTTCCCATAGGGAGCCTGAAATCCATTGAGACAATGCCTTTGTATCTGTTTTCTcaagaaaattcagaaagtaaTGTTAATAGTGGAGAAACTGAGCTGAAAAAACCTTTTAAACCAAAAGATGGTAAAATCCTTTGTGAAAACATAGAGCACCGCACAGTCCTGCTTGAGACAAAGGAAGGAGCGCCAGGGGATGGGAGTAATTCTAGTGAAGGACTCAGAATAGACAGCAGTATGCAAAATTTGCCTTTGACAATGGAAACAGAAACTAAGTTGAAaggagaagaaactgaagcatatCAGAGGGGACCCCTGGGTTACTTAACTGTCAGTGAAGAGTCTGAGAAGATGATCACCAGAGAAGCTGGTAATaataaagggagagagatttcTCAGACCCACTCTAAATCCCAGAGGATGCTTGGTGATACTGAAGAGCTACAAAGCCAGAGGGCTTTGGACTACATGTTGCAGAATGAAGAGGAATATCTACATCAAAAGGACGCACACAGGATATTGGAACAATGTGCATCATCTAATGTGTTGTCAGATGAAGTGCAAGATAAGAACCAAACTAAGGATTGCAAAGGTGAGTCCACCATGATGAAGGAAATCACTCTAGCAAAGCTAGCCAAGGGCAGCACTGCTGCACAGTTTCAGAAGCTGGAAAATCCAAAGGAGGAAAGCTTGTGCCATCCATTAAAAACAGACATGGTGTCATACACAGATCCTTGCCTTCGTGGTGCCCCTCAGAAAGCACAAAACCCCAACTCTGCTGGATGTGATGAAATACACGGTGCCTTTGGGAACACTTCATATCAGAAAAGAGTGCTTCCCTTAAAGAAGCAGCCCCATCGAACATGTAAGAAAGTTTCCTATCAGGAGCAAGtcaacattgggaaaaaaataagtaaaatcagaagtTCTGCCTTTTTAAAGAGTTCCTCTGAAACCATTCCCACAAAAGCACACAGATTTCTCAGTTCATGTGCTATGTCTGCACCCGCACAATTGGAACCTGAAACAGTACCAACCAGGAGCTTAATGAGCCACATACCAAAGCAGAAGGTGACTCCGTGCCATTCCTTGAGGAGCCTGAATGTTAGGAAGCCTACCAAAGAATCAGCCTTACTAAACAAGCTGTCCATTCTTGCCTCCAGACTGGTCCCCGCCACAAAGACCCAGAAACTAAGATATCGGCGATGTTCCTCTGAACTTCTTCCAGTGGCTAAAAGCTACAAGCGGCTCAGATACAAAAGGTTTCTGGATGGATTTTCATACAATACAATGCAGCTGAATCCATATTTGGCATCTAGTGGATGGGATAAGAGACCTAACAGTAAGCCCTTGACACTTTATTCGCTCGAAGCCATCAAAATGAGCTTCATAGATTTGAGCAACAAGGTGCCATCACTGCTATTTGGTTCCGAAATTTTCCCGATGTCTTTTCACATGAAATCGGGCTCTGAGTGCATGACTGAGTCCCCAAGGACTTTTCCTGAGCACTGTGCTCCAGCCAGGCTCGCCTTAGGAGAGGCCCCTAGGTGCCTGTCTCAACCTCCCAAATggaccttttctttcttcttatccCACAGTTGCCCTGGGATGGCCACATTCAGGGAAGACACTGGCCCCCATGGTCAGGCATATGCCCAGGCTCCTTCACAGCCTCCAGGTCCTCTCCAAGACTATGGAGGCACCGCCATAGTCCAGACCAGAGCAGGCTGCTCTGTCCTTGGCCTTCACACACTTCTAGCACTTTGTTCTCCTGGATGTTACCGAATCTGGACAAAAAAACGGAGCTTCTCCAGTCACATGCCTACAATGCAGAGGCTCTTCATGACCCAGTTTACACAAGGCTTAAAGGGGTTAAGATCTCCAGCCTCCATAGCAGACAAGGTCTTCTGTTCTCTGCCCTACTCGGTGGGCCGAGTGCTATCCATTTGGAGCCAGCGTGGGCCTTCTACCTGCCCCTTTGAAATCTCTACTTTTCATTCCACTCACAGCAAGAGGCTGCCAACTCTGAGCACCACAAACAGGTAAAATCCATCTCCTGTTCTTTGCAAATGTCCCATGTTTGCTTTCCAACCTCTGAGGAAAGTTGAGGGCTGGAAATGCAAGGCTATTTAGAGTCTTCGTgcctgtattttctgttttctgtgc is a window encoding:
- the PRR14L gene encoding protein PRR14L isoform X2 → MLSSGVETQPVPLDSSMSAVVQELYSELPVSVSKELHADPEPSVIPDVKPAASSSLISQSRAVPLELQRTCAESCCEETSGTLDHGGEPGRCGLVDTTAGGSVASGILDREEKTKSMELKVFRNQGDQAEIIRDPCEGAKEDPHQHSTAAEEKISPSQEDLLMQSSKEHLCTGLPEDCLRNKEGNVQITTGTLLISTEEVQGMKVNGTKTDYNEGHKNGNVSKGLSAGCSEYPEVDKTMTSGEVSETSTLVSLEPLIFVDPGLTEASSKEKECEELKTCPSWLSLLPGNSAISKVDSEKEELSKLNLVCEADDNHQQILGHHNENHSFAHGSPRATRNVVCVERLEENSDISYFSSSLSGPESRTTSLETCGFDGLLKGSAKKTDNSCFDGGDQSKNLATRRENEQFLNLRSERGELFLVNARQPEEDANGHCPGEKETVTSPKVNIHGNCCIQDSIHTDSPVSLVPNSFTEATEVTLKKNDLKITLDTQGSLTNHEDHRGTSTDMSHPGRHSEENSFSSLMQIEEPEQTTTIEPNMVTEKIYSKDSNSLVCTQKNLEGNTPLNEASCNEFLNERKSLVSLMPEDQISPMNEVSKPKKDTAQLPLSLELDYRPESEQAVQTSLDDSSHLDEQSTACEMNELPRTNELVINKIESECALNQVPLNSQDHAKLSANKEMTLATSEDSQQSHHPPLEDGADVTADTQTIPIKTKMKDISPSGDKTCGASSNNPTLNIKPGSLERKDKMADSGIVHLHSSLLSRKKESAVLPQEVSAMECQSVQSQDLSSCHCINKNAREKSMCSVSAEFESSRIILEVENSLITKCEDAFQHSSDHSQRREVCTESSTHKVGYTSEGSELARGETKGSLPGNQIRNDTPVGMLSSEASDKTIPTTSHTQPREESLKAKEWDVPKETVFCEYNISDCSTPELNLSANIPSPEKFLDQSPTIMFSSFKTMSQAVETLDQKGDKVLDCQSNQNRPDECRSEDKPAKQTLHGDERETVTEPNREVSNNQKDLLVGSGSNNPLSGGSSKKGNLKGDDGHISGCEESTDGVVDTVYTDCGNKSTESMLDLQTSSTLDGGAGQDGLTLQDTSVSTLPQRGELNGAFIRMIDQDSDFPDATSSKVEPLEMKKSCEEKVCRSLKDCEVEVCPDSCASEIESVADHESNTKILDGINVSLDNTYHEEQVKEASLRETQGMIEGSRLEINSEFDKENTFGISSEELLSSGCPDESPVPIGSLKSIETMPLYLFSQENSESNVNSGETELKKPFKPKDGKILCENIEHRTVLLETKEGAPGDGSNSSEGLRIDSSMQNLPLTMETETKLKGEETEAYQRGPLGYLTVSEESEKMITREAGNNKGREISQTHSKSQRMLGDTEELQSQRALDYMLQNEEEYLHQKDAHRILEQCASSNVLSDEVQDKNQTKDCKGESTMMKEITLAKLAKGSTAAQFQKLENPKEESLCHPLKTDMVSYTDPCLRGAPQKAQNPNSAGCDEIHGAFGNTSYQKRVLPLKKQPHRTCKKVSYQEQVNIGKKISKIRSSAFLKSSSETIPTKAHRFLSSCAMSAPAQLEPETVPTRSLMSHIPKQKVTPCHSLRSLNVRKPTKESALLNKLSILASRLVPATKTQKLRYRRCSSELLPVAKSYKRLRYKRFLDGFSYNTMQLNPYLASSGWDKRPNSKPLTLYSLEAIKMSFIDLSNKVPSLLFGSEIFPMSFHMKSGSECMTESPRTFPEHCAPARLALGEAPRCLSQPPKWTFSFFLSHSCPGMATFREDTGPHGQAYAQAPSQPPGPLQDYGGTAIVQTRAGCSVLGLHTLLALCSPGCYRIWTKKRSFSSHMPTMQRLFMTQFTQGLKGLRSPASIADKVFCSLPYSVGRVLSIWSQRGPSTCPFEISTFHSTHSKRLPTLSTTNSHTMLPYVPLPGMEATYNTNGSQMRLEPPFPALVPKSCLVTDSAVTKLLLSASEFPVPGFDELGDVAAACPHPQSSPPEQKEAEPEKRPKKVSQIRIRKTIPKPDPNLTPMGLPRPKRLKKKEFSLEEIYTNKNYKSPPANRCLETIFEEPKERNG
- the PRR14L gene encoding protein PRR14L isoform X3, translating into MLSSGVETQPVPLDSSMSAVVQELYSELPVSVSKELHADPEPSVIPDVKPAASSSLISQSRAVPLELQRTCAESCCEETSGTLDHGGEPGRCGLVDTTAGGSVASGILDREEKTKSMELKVFRNQGDQAEIIRDPCEGAKEDPHQHSTAAEEKISPSQEDLLMQSSKEHLCTGLPEDCLRNKEGNVQITTGTLLISTEEVQGNSAISKVDSEKEELSKLNLVCEADDNHQQILGHHNENHSFAHGSPRATRNVVCVERLEENSDISYFSSSLSGPESRTTSLETCGFDGLLKGSAKKTDNSCFDGGDQSKNLATRRENEQFLNLRSERGELFLVNARQPEEDANGHCPGEKETVTSPKVNIHGNCCIQDSIHTDSPVSLVPNSFTEATEVTLKKNDLKITLDTQGSLTNHEDHRGTSTDMSHPGRHSEENSFSSLMQIEEPEQTTTIEPNMVTEKIYSKDSNSLVCTQKNLEGNTPLNEASCNEFLNERKSLVSLMPEDQISPMNEVSKPKKDTAQLPLSLELDYRPESEQAVQTSLDDSSHLDEQSTACEMNELPRTNELVINKIESECALNQVPLNSQDHAKLSANKEMTLATSEDSQQSHHPPLEDGADVTADTQTIPIKTKMKDISPSGDKTCGASSNNPTLNIKPGSLERKDKMADSGIVHLHSSLLSRKKESAVLPQEVSAMECQSVQSQDLSSCHCINKNAREKSMCSVSAEFESSRIILEVENSLITKCEDAFQHSSDHSQRREVCTESSTHKVGYTSEGSELARGETKGSLPGNQIRNDTPVGMLSSEASDKTIPTTSHTQPREESLKAKEWDVPKETVFCEYNISDCSTPELNLSANIPSPEKFLDQSPTIMFSSFKTMSQAVETLDQKGDKVLDCQSNQNRPDECRSEDKPAKQTLHGDERETVTEPNREVSNNQKDLLVGSGSNNPLSGGSSKKGNLKGDDGHISGCEESTDGVVDTVYTDCGNKSTESMLDLQTSSTLDGGAGQDGLTLQDTSVSTLPQRGELNGAFIRMIDQDSDFPDATSSKVEPLEMKKSCEEKVCRSLKDCEVEVCPDSCASEIESVADHESNTKILDGINVSLDNTYHEEQVKEASLRETQGMIEGSRLEINSEFDKENTFGISSEELLSSGCPDESPVPIGSLKSIETMPLYLFSQENSESNVNSGETELKKPFKPKDGKILCENIEHRTVLLETKEGAPGDGSNSSEGLRIDSSMQNLPLTMETETKLKGEETEAYQRGPLGYLTVSEESEKMITREAGNNKGREISQTHSKSQRMLGDTEELQSQRALDYMLQNEEEYLHQKDAHRILEQCASSNVLSDEVQDKNQTKDCKGESTMMKEITLAKLAKGSTAAQFQKLENPKEESLCHPLKTDMVSYTDPCLRGAPQKAQNPNSAGCDEIHGAFGNTSYQKRVLPLKKQPHRTCKKVSYQEQVNIGKKISKIRSSAFLKSSSETIPTKAHRFLSSCAMSAPAQLEPETVPTRSLMSHIPKQKVTPCHSLRSLNVRKPTKESALLNKLSILASRLVPATKTQKLRYRRCSSELLPVAKSYKRLRYKRFLDGFSYNTMQLNPYLASSGWDKRPNSKPLTLYSLEAIKMSFIDLSNKVPSLLFGSEIFPMSFHMKSGSECMTESPRTFPEHCAPARLALGEAPRCLSQPPKWTFSFFLSHSCPGMATFREDTGPHGQAYAQAPSQPPGPLQDYGGTAIVQTRAGCSVLGLHTLLALCSPGCYRIWTKKRSFSSHMPTMQRLFMTQFTQGLKGLRSPASIADKVFCSLPYSVGRVLSIWSQRGPSTCPFEISTFHSTHSKRLPTLSTTNSHTMLPYVPLPGMEATYNTNGSQMRLEPPFPALVPKSCLVTDSAVTKLLLSASEFPVPGFDELGDVAAACPHPQSSPPEQKEAEPEKRPKKVSQIRIRKTIPKPDPNLTPMGLPRPKRLKKKEFSLEEIYTNKNYKSPPANRCLETIFEEPKERNGTLISISQQKRKRVLEFQDFTVPRKRRARGKVKVAGSFTRAQKAALQSRELDALLIQKLMELETFFAKEEEEQERSSGC